In one window of Prevotella sp. E13-17 DNA:
- a CDS encoding InlB B-repeat-containing protein: MKQIRILSIMAMVLWASALSAQSHWQCDINANQSYMSVYFHLTDGTNVYEDTTPYEVAAFVGEECRGVATFEQVVKNEITYKYGLLQIRCDGVSEETAYLKVYNKLTQEEKRIYGAKIALVDGGTIGEVSTPVQYDIIANTPKYQVTGTPNDEVMGTVTGSGIYEEEEIAHLKATANTGYHFVKWSNDETNDTCTFAVMKATELQAIFAPNQHLLTFISEGDTVRSELQDYNSTIVLPENPSKEGYSFTKWTPSVASKMPNNPLTYEAQFQINEYTMTYVVDGQEIRWITKNYGESIPATSAPTKTGFTFAGWDPEVPATIPGSNMTFTAQWTRNKYVAKFISEGEIVKSDSVLYEDAISLPEDPQKKGYTFSAWTPVVPENMPAENQTFTAQFTINQYQVKFMAKGEAVVNQKQDYATAIVIPQAPAKEGHTFKGWEPEVPELVPDSDVVFTAQYTPNKYLAKFTSEGETVKSDSVVYATAITKPTDPQKVGYTFAGWTPVVPETMPASDQNFTAQFTINQYTMTFVLNNGEENVMKEQDYNSDLTAPVPTKTGYTFKGWDTAVPAKVPAENKSFTAQWEAITYTISYDLDGGAMPEGVTNATTYTIESQPITLDAPIREGYTFAGWTGTGLNEATTSVIIATGSTENRSYKATWTINQYTMTFVLNNGEENVLKVQDYNSDLTAPVPTKTGYTFKGWDTQVPSKVPAENKSFTAQWEAITYSISYDLDGGAMPEGVTNATTYTIESQPITLNAPIREGYTFAGWTGTGLNEATTSVIIATGSTENRSYKATWTINQYTMTFVLNNGEENVVKVQDYNSDLTAPVPTKTGYTFKGWDTQVPSKVPAENKSFTAQWEAITYSISYDLDGGAMPEGVTNATTYTIESQPITLNAPIREGYTFAGWTGTGLNEATTSVIIATGSTENRSYKATWTINQYTMTFVLNNGEENVVKVQDYNSDLTAPVPTKTGYTFKGWDTAVPAKVPAENKSFTAQWEAITYSISYDLDGGAMPEGVTNATTYTIESQPITLNAPIREGYTFAGWTGTGLNEATTSVIIATGSTENRSYKATWTINQYTMTFVLNNGEENVVKVQDYNSDLTAPVPTKTGYTFKGWDTQVPSKVPAENKSFTAQWEAITYSISYDLDGGAMPEGVTNATTYTIESQPITLNAPIREGYTFAGWTGTGLNEATTSVIIATGSTENRSYKATWTVNQYTITFTANGETIKTEALDFGATITAPEAPDKEGHTFKGWNPELTVGATMPAHDVTYDAVYTANKYKVTWVVDGQESENEVTYATSITKPTDPVKEGYTFTGWTPEIPDSMPAFNLTFTAQFTVNQYAVTFTADGVTIKTDSLDYGSVITPPTAPEKEGHTFTGWNPTLAEGTTVPAHDVTYDAVYTFNKYNVIYIVNGQEWARDPVEYGATIVLRQYTAEEGYTFNGWVSDQEYKTMPAHDITYTADITSGIEKIFAGCKYVTVYTLNGTLVSRQMPLQQVLKLPSGLYIINTKRLFIK, translated from the coding sequence ATGAAACAGATTAGAATCTTATCCATCATGGCTATGGTACTGTGGGCTTCGGCCCTCAGTGCCCAGAGCCACTGGCAATGCGATATTAACGCAAACCAATCTTATATGTCGGTCTACTTCCACCTGACTGATGGCACCAACGTCTACGAAGACACCACACCCTATGAGGTGGCTGCCTTTGTCGGTGAAGAATGTCGTGGCGTAGCAACCTTTGAACAGGTTGTGAAGAATGAGATCACCTATAAGTACGGCTTATTGCAAATCCGTTGCGATGGCGTTTCTGAGGAAACAGCCTATTTGAAGGTTTACAACAAATTGACACAAGAGGAAAAGCGCATCTATGGTGCGAAGATTGCTCTTGTGGATGGTGGAACGATTGGCGAAGTGTCAACTCCCGTTCAATACGACATCATTGCCAATACGCCAAAGTATCAGGTGACAGGAACCCCCAACGACGAGGTGATGGGAACCGTTACTGGCAGCGGCATCTATGAGGAGGAGGAAATAGCACACCTCAAAGCGACAGCCAATACCGGCTATCACTTCGTGAAATGGTCAAATGATGAGACAAACGACACCTGTACTTTCGCTGTCATGAAGGCTACGGAATTGCAGGCTATCTTTGCGCCCAATCAGCACTTACTGACATTCATCAGTGAGGGCGACACGGTACGTTCGGAATTGCAGGACTACAACTCAACGATTGTACTGCCAGAGAATCCTAGTAAGGAGGGCTATAGCTTTACGAAGTGGACACCGTCCGTAGCTTCTAAGATGCCTAACAACCCATTAACTTACGAGGCTCAGTTCCAAATTAATGAGTACACGATGACTTATGTAGTTGACGGGCAGGAGATTCGATGGATTACGAAGAACTATGGTGAGTCTATTCCCGCAACGAGTGCTCCTACAAAGACTGGCTTCACCTTTGCCGGTTGGGATCCTGAAGTACCTGCTACCATTCCTGGAAGCAACATGACCTTTACGGCTCAGTGGACGCGCAACAAGTATGTGGCAAAGTTTATCTCTGAAGGGGAAATTGTGAAGAGTGATTCTGTGCTCTACGAGGATGCTATCTCGTTACCCGAGGATCCGCAGAAGAAGGGATACACATTCTCTGCATGGACGCCTGTCGTACCTGAGAACATGCCTGCTGAAAACCAAACCTTTACGGCTCAGTTCACCATCAATCAGTACCAGGTAAAGTTCATGGCTAAAGGAGAGGCTGTAGTTAACCAGAAGCAGGATTATGCTACTGCCATAGTGATTCCACAGGCACCTGCAAAAGAGGGACATACATTCAAAGGATGGGAACCCGAAGTACCAGAACTGGTACCCGACTCTGATGTAGTCTTCACGGCTCAGTACACGCCCAACAAATACTTAGCTAAGTTCACTTCTGAGGGAGAAACAGTGAAGAGTGATTCCGTAGTTTACGCAACTGCCATCACCAAGCCCACTGACCCACAGAAGGTAGGTTATACCTTTGCGGGGTGGACTCCCGTGGTTCCTGAAACGATGCCGGCTTCCGACCAAAACTTCACAGCTCAGTTTACCATCAACCAGTACACGATGACGTTTGTACTGAACAATGGTGAGGAGAATGTGATGAAGGAACAGGACTACAACAGCGACCTGACGGCACCAGTTCCTACCAAGACTGGTTATACCTTCAAGGGATGGGATACTGCTGTTCCTGCAAAGGTTCCTGCTGAGAATAAGTCATTCACGGCACAATGGGAGGCTATCACCTACACCATCAGCTATGACCTGGACGGTGGTGCAATGCCCGAGGGTGTCACCAACGCTACAACTTACACCATCGAGAGCCAGCCTATCACGCTGGACGCTCCTATCCGCGAGGGATATACCTTCGCCGGATGGACTGGTACGGGACTCAACGAGGCAACGACATCGGTGATTATTGCCACGGGTAGTACGGAGAACCGAAGCTATAAGGCTACGTGGACCATCAACCAGTACACGATGACGTTCGTACTGAACAATGGTGAGGAGAATGTGTTGAAGGTACAGGACTACAACAGCGACCTGACGGCACCAGTTCCTACCAAGACTGGTTATACCTTCAAGGGTTGGGACACACAGGTACCTAGCAAGGTTCCTGCCGAGAATAAGTCATTCACGGCACAATGGGAGGCTATCACTTACTCCATCAGCTATGACCTGGACGGTGGTGCAATGCCCGAGGGTGTCACCAACGCTACAACTTACACCATCGAGAGCCAGCCTATCACGCTGAACGCTCCTATCCGCGAGGGATATACCTTCGCCGGATGGACTGGTACGGGACTCAACGAGGCAACGACATCGGTGATTATTGCCACGGGTAGTACGGAGAACCGAAGCTATAAGGCTACGTGGACCATCAACCAGTACACGATGACGTTCGTACTGAACAATGGTGAGGAGAATGTGGTGAAGGTACAGGACTACAACAGCGACCTGACGGCACCAGTTCCTACCAAGACTGGTTATACCTTCAAGGGTTGGGACACACAGGTACCTAGCAAGGTTCCTGCCGAGAACAAGTCATTCACGGCACAATGGGAGGCTATCACTTACTCCATCAGCTATGACCTGGACGGTGGTGCAATGCCCGAGGGTGTCACCAACGCTACAACTTACACCATCGAGAGCCAGCCTATCACGCTGAACGCTCCTATCCGCGAGGGATATACCTTCGCCGGATGGACTGGTACGGGACTCAACGAGGCAACGACATCGGTGATTATTGCCACGGGTAGTACGGAGAACCGAAGCTATAAGGCTACGTGGACCATCAACCAGTACACGATGACGTTCGTACTGAACAATGGTGAGGAGAATGTGGTGAAGGTACAGGACTACAACAGCGACCTGACGGCACCAGTTCCTACCAAGACTGGTTATACCTTCAAGGGATGGGATACTGCTGTTCCTGCAAAGGTTCCTGCTGAGAATAAGTCATTCACGGCACAATGGGAGGCTATCACTTACTCCATCAGCTATGACCTGGACGGTGGTGCAATGCCCGAGGGTGTCACCAACGCTACAACTTACACCATCGAGAGCCAGCCTATCACGCTGAACGCTCCTATCCGCGAGGGATATACCTTCGCCGGATGGACTGGTACGGGACTCAACGAGGCAACGACATCGGTGATTATTGCCACGGGTAGTACGGAGAACCGAAGCTATAAGGCTACGTGGACCATCAACCAGTACACGATGACGTTCGTACTGAACAATGGTGAGGAGAACGTGGTGAAGGTACAGGACTACAACAGCGACCTGACAGCTCCGGTTCCTACCAAGACTGGCTATACCTTCAAGGGTTGGGACACACAGGTACCTAGCAAGGTTCCTGCCGAGAATAAGTCATTCACGGCACAATGGGAGGCTATCACTTACTCCATCAGCTATGACCTGGACGGTGGTGCAATGCCCGAGGGTGTCACCAACGCTACAACTTACACCATCGAGAGCCAGCCTATCACGCTGAACGCTCCTATCCGCGAGGGATATACCTTCGCCGGATGGACTGGTACGGGACTCAACGAGGCAACGACATCGGTAATTATTGCTACGGGTAGTACGGAGAACCGAAGCTATAAGGCTACGTGGACTGTCAATCAGTACACCATAACATTTACTGCCAATGGTGAGACTATTAAGACTGAAGCGCTGGACTTTGGTGCTACCATTACTGCACCCGAGGCTCCAGACAAGGAAGGCCACACCTTCAAAGGATGGAATCCAGAACTGACGGTAGGTGCAACAATGCCCGCACACGATGTGACCTACGACGCTGTATACACAGCCAACAAATACAAGGTGACATGGGTTGTTGACGGACAGGAAAGCGAGAACGAGGTAACCTATGCGACCTCCATAACCAAGCCAACCGATCCGGTTAAGGAAGGCTACACCTTCACTGGGTGGACACCAGAGATTCCTGATTCGATGCCTGCATTTAACCTGACATTCACGGCTCAGTTTACAGTCAACCAGTACGCCGTGACATTCACGGCAGATGGTGTAACCATCAAAACAGATTCTCTAGACTATGGCTCTGTTATCACACCACCAACTGCCCCCGAGAAGGAAGGCCACACCTTTACTGGTTGGAATCCGACATTGGCAGAAGGTACTACCGTTCCTGCTCATGACGTAACCTACGATGCCGTTTACACGTTCAACAAATACAACGTTATCTATATAGTGAACGGACAAGAGTGGGCACGTGACCCAGTGGAATATGGCGCAACTATCGTACTACGCCAATACACAGCCGAGGAAGGTTACACCTTCAACGGATGGGTGAGCGACCAGGAATACAAGACGATGCCTGCTCATGACATCACCTACACCGCCGACATCACTTCGGGCATTGAGAAAATCTTTGCCGGATGTAAGTACGTGACTGTCTATACGCTTAATGGCACACTGGTTTCTCGTCAGATGCCTCTACAGCAGGTACTGAAACTACCAAGCGGTCTATACATTATCAACACGAAGAGACTATTTATAAAATAA
- a CDS encoding helix-hairpin-helix domain-containing protein, which translates to MRHQRKQRWLLLLLWELAAICVSAQTTATDWHQVYQQLIEDYADDEEANLSDADIDLLQQLADHPINLNATTRSELEQLPFLSQQQVMDLMEYLDRYRPVRSMGELRMIRSMNYQQLTLLPYFVYVGEYTPAVNMRPPANIRQALTATGNVPFYDRQGDKNGYLGPKYRHSLHYELDYGKKLRAGLIGAQDAGEPFFTNKNRWGYDNYSYFVQVNNLGRVTTAIIGKYKLSAGMGLTVNNGLSLGKTITLQSLGRLTQGIRPHSSRSEQGYFQGVAATVRLTKPLSLTLFASHRGVDATLNDDGGTVKTLIYSGYHRTPDEMLKKHNTHLTAFGMIADYHAAAFRVGATAIYTHTDRELQPDVTQRFRYYNPKGSQFLNASLFYGYEHYRWSIRGETAISQDGAIATIHSLSHQSRSGTSITALHRFYSYRYTSLYAHSFSEGSRIQNENGIYIGATCRPLSHLQLQAYADYAYFPWPRYRASQPSHALDLFLQANYHLSRWDLSGRLRARFREQDDDSKTSLVSVREQRGRLSATYQPSELLSLKTQLDLSQRSNPTISRGAMLSQQGTYQTKRHLISATAALFLTDDYDSRLYLYERQMRYDFSFPMYYGRGMHLMLLARTAITPSLHLTAKLGYTNYFDRTAIGSGLQEIPHSSTTNLSLQLQYRI; encoded by the coding sequence ATGCGACATCAGCGCAAACAACGATGGCTGCTACTCCTGCTCTGGGAATTAGCAGCCATCTGTGTTTCTGCACAGACCACAGCCACCGACTGGCATCAGGTGTACCAACAACTGATTGAAGACTATGCCGACGACGAGGAGGCTAACTTATCTGATGCCGACATAGACTTGTTGCAACAGCTGGCCGACCACCCTATCAACCTCAATGCCACAACACGCAGCGAACTGGAACAGCTGCCTTTTCTCTCCCAACAGCAGGTCATGGACCTCATGGAGTATCTGGACCGCTATCGGCCTGTGCGCTCCATGGGCGAACTGCGCATGATACGCTCCATGAACTATCAGCAACTGACGCTGCTGCCCTATTTCGTCTATGTCGGTGAATACACGCCAGCTGTCAACATGCGGCCACCAGCCAACATCCGTCAGGCACTCACAGCCACTGGCAACGTGCCTTTCTACGACCGTCAGGGCGACAAGAATGGCTACCTGGGGCCTAAATATCGGCATTCACTGCACTACGAACTGGACTATGGCAAAAAGCTACGCGCAGGTTTGATCGGTGCGCAGGACGCTGGCGAACCATTCTTCACCAACAAGAACCGCTGGGGATACGATAACTATTCTTACTTTGTTCAGGTCAACAACTTGGGCCGTGTCACCACAGCCATCATCGGGAAGTATAAACTATCTGCCGGCATGGGGCTGACAGTGAACAATGGGTTATCGCTGGGAAAGACCATCACGCTGCAGTCGCTGGGCCGACTGACACAGGGCATCCGCCCACATAGCTCTCGCTCCGAGCAAGGCTATTTTCAGGGTGTCGCAGCCACCGTCAGACTCACCAAGCCACTATCGCTCACCCTATTCGCATCGCACCGTGGGGTTGACGCCACACTCAACGACGATGGCGGCACAGTCAAAACGCTTATATACAGTGGCTACCACCGCACACCTGACGAGATGCTGAAGAAGCACAACACTCACCTCACTGCCTTCGGCATGATTGCCGACTATCATGCAGCCGCCTTTCGCGTGGGTGCCACTGCCATCTACACGCATACCGACCGAGAGTTGCAGCCTGACGTCACGCAGCGTTTCCGCTACTACAATCCCAAGGGCAGCCAGTTTCTCAATGCCAGCCTGTTCTATGGCTACGAGCATTACCGCTGGAGCATTCGTGGCGAGACTGCCATCAGCCAAGACGGAGCCATCGCCACTATCCACTCGCTGAGTCATCAGTCACGCAGTGGAACGAGCATCACAGCGCTGCATCGATTCTACAGCTACCGCTACACGTCACTCTATGCACATAGTTTCAGCGAAGGCTCGCGCATACAGAACGAGAACGGCATCTACATCGGTGCCACCTGCCGACCACTGTCCCACCTGCAGTTGCAGGCCTATGCCGACTATGCCTACTTCCCTTGGCCACGCTACCGCGCGTCGCAGCCATCACACGCACTCGATCTCTTTCTGCAAGCCAACTACCACCTGTCACGATGGGATCTCTCCGGACGTCTGCGCGCCCGCTTCCGCGAACAAGACGATGACAGCAAGACTTCACTTGTGTCCGTCAGAGAACAGCGCGGACGCCTGTCGGCCACCTATCAACCCTCTGAGTTACTCTCACTGAAGACCCAATTGGACCTCTCACAGAGGTCGAATCCCACCATCAGCCGTGGTGCCATGTTGAGCCAGCAGGGCACCTATCAGACCAAAAGGCATCTGATCAGTGCCACCGCTGCCCTGTTCCTTACCGACGATTATGACAGTCGTCTCTATCTCTACGAACGGCAGATGCGCTACGATTTCTCATTTCCCATGTATTATGGTCGAGGCATGCACCTCATGCTGTTGGCACGCACCGCCATCACTCCCTCCCTGCACCTCACCGCCAAGCTGGGCTACACCAATTATTTCGACCGCACAGCCATCGGCTCCGGACTGCAGGAAATACCCCATTCCAGCACCACCAACCTCTCGCTACAACTTCAATACCGCATCTGA
- a CDS encoding succinate CoA transferase, translated as MAYTRMTAAEAAALIKNGENIAMSGFTPAGVAKATTKELAKIAVAEHEAGREFKVGIFTGASTGQSTDGDMANAQAIKYRAPYTTNPDFRKHVNNGEIPYNDLHLSHMAQELRYGFYGDIDWAILEVCDIEECGNDYHVYLTAAGGISPTAARLAKHVILELNSFHNPNAKFIHDVYEPLDPPYRQPIMITKVSDRIGVPYVSIPKDKVVGVVECNIPDEARAFKDSDPVTEKIGFLTAEFLVEEMHKGRIPKEFLPLQSGVGSTANAILAALGEDKHVPDFNIYTEVIQNSVIEMMLNGRVKDASACSLTVSNECLMQVYDNMDYMKQHLTLRQSEISNSPEVIRRLGVIAINTAIEADLYGNVNSTHISGVKMMNGIGGSGDFIRNAYLSIFTCPSVAKGGIISSIVPFVSHQDSSEHDVNIIVTEQGVADLRGKSPAQRAECIIENCAHPDYKQLLWDYLKISKKGQTCHNLTAAFAMHDTLARKGDMHLTDFSEYVK; from the coding sequence ATGGCTTATACACGCATGACTGCTGCTGAAGCTGCAGCACTGATAAAAAACGGAGAGAACATTGCCATGAGCGGCTTTACGCCTGCAGGTGTGGCAAAGGCAACGACAAAGGAGTTGGCAAAGATTGCCGTAGCCGAGCACGAAGCTGGTCGCGAGTTCAAGGTGGGCATCTTCACGGGTGCATCTACCGGTCAGAGTACTGATGGCGACATGGCCAATGCTCAAGCTATCAAATATCGTGCGCCCTACACCACCAACCCCGACTTCCGCAAGCATGTGAACAATGGTGAGATTCCCTACAACGACCTACACCTGAGCCACATGGCACAGGAGTTGCGCTATGGTTTCTACGGAGACATCGACTGGGCTATTCTCGAAGTCTGTGATATCGAGGAGTGCGGCAACGACTATCATGTTTACCTCACAGCTGCCGGTGGTATCAGCCCCACTGCAGCTCGCTTGGCAAAACATGTCATCCTGGAGCTTAACAGTTTCCACAACCCCAATGCCAAGTTCATCCACGACGTCTATGAGCCACTGGATCCTCCCTACCGTCAGCCCATCATGATTACGAAGGTGAGCGACCGTATCGGTGTGCCTTACGTGTCTATCCCCAAGGACAAGGTGGTAGGTGTCGTAGAGTGCAACATCCCCGACGAGGCGCGTGCTTTCAAGGACTCAGACCCTGTGACGGAGAAGATTGGTTTCCTCACGGCCGAGTTCCTGGTAGAGGAGATGCACAAGGGACGCATTCCCAAGGAGTTCTTGCCACTTCAGAGCGGTGTAGGCTCTACGGCCAATGCCATCCTGGCTGCTTTGGGCGAGGATAAGCACGTGCCCGACTTCAACATCTATACTGAGGTGATCCAGAACTCTGTCATCGAGATGATGCTCAACGGACGTGTAAAAGATGCGTCAGCCTGTTCGCTCACCGTCAGCAACGAGTGTCTGATGCAGGTTTACGACAATATGGACTACATGAAGCAGCACCTTACGCTGCGTCAGAGCGAGATATCTAATTCGCCCGAGGTCATCCGCCGATTGGGTGTTATCGCCATCAACACTGCCATCGAGGCTGACCTCTATGGCAATGTCAACTCTACACACATCAGCGGTGTCAAGATGATGAACGGCATTGGCGGCAGCGGCGACTTCATCCGCAATGCCTATCTCTCTATCTTCACCTGTCCGTCTGTGGCCAAGGGTGGCATCATCTCAAGCATCGTGCCCTTCGTCAGCCATCAGGACTCTTCCGAACACGACGTGAACATCATCGTCACCGAACAGGGTGTGGCCGACCTGCGCGGCAAGAGCCCGGCTCAGCGTGCCGAGTGCATCATTGAGAACTGTGCACACCCCGACTACAAACAGTTGTTGTGGGACTACCTGAAGATTTCAAAGAAGGGACAGACCTGCCACAACCTGACTGCTGCCTTTGCCATGCACGACACTCTGGCACGCAAGGGCGACATGCATCTGACCGATTTCTCAGAATACGTAAAATAA
- a CDS encoding phosphoribosylaminoimidazolecarboxamide formyltransferase, which produces MKELALKYGCNPNQKPSRIFMQDGSELPIEVINGRPGYINLLDAFNSWQLVKELKAATGLAAAASFKHVSPAGAAVGLPLSDTLKHIYFVDDIKGLDESPIACAYARARGADRMSSYGDFIALSDTCDATTALIIKREVSDGVIAPDYTPEALEILKVKRKGTYNVIKIDPAYTPAPIETKQVFGVTFEQGRNEIRLDDPALFENIPTANKTFTEEARRDLIIALITLKYTQSNSVCYVKDGQAIGIGAGQQSRIHCTRLAGQKADIWWLRQHPKVMNLPFKEGIRRADRDNTIDVYISEEEHDDVLRDGAWQQFFTEKPEVLTLQEKHEWIAKNTKVALGSDAFFPFGDNIERAHKSGVEFIAQAGGSVRDDHVIMTCDKYGIAMTFTGVRLFHH; this is translated from the coding sequence ATGAAAGAATTGGCATTGAAGTACGGATGCAATCCGAATCAGAAGCCATCACGCATCTTTATGCAGGATGGCTCAGAGTTACCCATCGAAGTGATTAACGGCCGTCCTGGCTATATCAACCTGCTTGACGCATTTAACTCATGGCAGCTGGTGAAAGAATTGAAGGCTGCTACAGGCCTGGCTGCTGCCGCCTCGTTCAAGCACGTATCGCCTGCAGGTGCTGCAGTAGGTCTGCCCCTGAGCGACACGCTGAAGCACATCTATTTCGTAGATGACATCAAAGGGCTTGATGAATCGCCCATCGCCTGTGCTTATGCACGTGCACGTGGTGCCGACCGCATGTCGTCGTATGGTGACTTTATAGCCCTGAGCGACACTTGCGATGCTACCACAGCGCTGATTATCAAGCGTGAGGTGAGCGACGGCGTGATTGCACCAGACTATACCCCCGAGGCACTCGAGATTCTGAAGGTCAAGCGTAAGGGTACATACAATGTGATTAAGATAGATCCCGCCTACACACCTGCACCCATTGAGACAAAGCAAGTGTTTGGCGTTACCTTCGAACAGGGCCGCAACGAGATTCGTCTGGACGATCCCGCTCTGTTTGAGAATATTCCCACAGCCAACAAGACATTCACCGAAGAGGCACGTCGCGACCTGATTATTGCCCTCATCACCCTGAAGTACACACAGTCTAACTCTGTATGCTACGTGAAGGACGGTCAGGCTATCGGTATCGGTGCCGGACAGCAGAGTCGTATTCACTGCACACGTTTGGCAGGACAGAAGGCCGACATCTGGTGGTTGCGCCAGCATCCCAAGGTGATGAATCTGCCTTTCAAGGAGGGCATCCGTCGTGCCGACCGCGACAACACCATCGATGTGTATATCTCTGAAGAGGAGCACGACGACGTATTGCGCGATGGCGCTTGGCAGCAGTTCTTCACCGAGAAGCCCGAGGTGCTGACGCTACAGGAGAAACATGAGTGGATTGCAAAGAACACTAAGGTGGCTTTGGGCTCTGATGCTTTCTTCCCCTTCGGCGACAACATTGAGCGTGCTCACAAGAGTGGTGTAGAGTTTATTGCTCAGGCTGGTGGTTCTGTGCGCGATGACCATGTCATCATGACGTGCGACAAGTATGGCATCGCCATGACCTTTACTGGTGTTCGCCTGTTCCATCATTAA